Within the Hermetia illucens chromosome 6, iHerIll2.2.curated.20191125, whole genome shotgun sequence genome, the region ctcagtggtcagAGCACTGGGTTataatacggaaggccgcggttcaaatctcgctggtggcaccGGGATTTGTATCCAATTTGCTTTCTGTACGAATTGCATATCATTTCAAACTATCAGAAAGTATTTATAACTTTtccaaaatggaacaaaaagtCATTGACGCTTTATTTATATCGAAGCTTTAGTTGCTGCttttgttaataaaaaaaaactcaaagcATCTTATCTTTTAATTTAAGATTCCTTCAACATATATGGACGCCCGGGTAAATCGTACATAATTATAAAAGAAGACAAACTTGTTTTCCCTTATCACTTTCAGTCGCCAACAGTGTTTCAACTACTTTTCCAGTTGAGTCATATCGTATATGTGTTATCgattcaagtgaaaaactcgtcCCAGAAAATGTAGGAAGAAAGATATGCGGAACTGAAATTACGAGATGCATACACtcgtatttatttgtttttatcacTGCATGGGCCGTCCATGCCCGTCATTCCAACATGTATAGATTTTTATTGGGCAAATATTGGCattcaattttccaattttcatgtAATTAATTCCGTCGAATCAATTTCGAAAACCAAATGAAAAAGAATATTAAAGTGCGAAGCATGCCACATTAGGAAAACACCATAATTGCGAAAGGGTGATTTTTTACAGAACTTTCATTGAGAGGACATTATCACCCAAAGATTGAAGAGATGgtgttaaattattttttcatccATACTTATGAATTCAGAGTTTACCCTGAATCGTGCCAATTGACCATAATCTCGCTGCTCCGAAAACTTTCCGACAGTTCCAAGCAACCAAGGACAACCCATACGCGACATTGTCCTCCTAAAAATCACAACGACCACCTTATGCCTTTCCTGATTCTCGCAACGATTCACCAGCttaattcaattttttgaaCTTGTTCCCGATAAAAAGTGTCAAAACGCTTAACACAATAAAATTTATGAATAAGACATGGCAACAAGGACATCACATCCACTCGAAAGCATCTCCGCCAGAAAAGGAATATATGTAGAAAAACAGCCACCAGCAGGCCAGATATCATGAATGTTAAGCTAAAACGAAATCCAACTACATCTGAAGGAAGCGCACATACTCGTGCCTTTCACGTTAAGCGACATGCCCGTAGCCTCGTCATTTCCAAACCACCTCCATCACTCCACACCATACCAGAAGCACACTAGCAACTCGTCCTGCTCGCCGCGCACCACAGCAAACCAGACCAAGTACAATTCAGAGTTGCTTACATAACAATTGCCTACTCTTTTCAATGCTTCAATTTCTCTAAGTATGAAATGCAAGGATTTTTCGGGGATTGTGAGAATTAGTAGGAAACCTCAATGAATGTTTTTGCTCTAATTAGTTTTGAGTATTCACTGCTACTACTGAAAGGAAGTTAATTTGGCAAATATGGATAAGAGGCAGTGTGAAGCAATGACAATTGACACAGGCCATATGGGAGTAAAATCCGATAATTCCACAAATTTTGTCTCTTTTCATCGAAATCATTGCCAAGCAGATGATTGAGCTAATTCGTCCTGTGTCCCTGCTGGGAGAAAATCGACGTAACGTACGAAACTCAGGAAAGCGAAAGCAAAGCCTGGAAGAAAGAATGAAAACTATGAATGACCTGCTTATTTTTCATGTTTCATGTATCGTGACACGGGATGAATACGCCCCAAGCGTATGGAATTCAGATTAGGTGTCGCGAGTAGCGACCTACAGAACCTCGACTTTCATGCGGGGAAAATGTGACGACGGAACCTGTTGATTGCTCGATTAAGGAGAAACTTCTTTGACTTGTGTAACTGTTCACAGTTGATCGATACTGGGCGCAGCAGAGTTGAATGATTATTTTCATTGTTGCAGTACATCTTAGAGGTCAATTCGGAACGGAATTCCAAGAGAACAACTATCGCATGCTCACGCCATGGATAAACGTCCTCGTCTATTGAAGCCTTCCTGACTGGGATCACTAAGCAAACATGCAAAGCAGATATAATCCTTCTAATTGGCACCAAAAAAGCAGTGCCAGGAATGCTTCTACACACATATCTCCGTCCTCTCTGTAATATTGTGATGTAGGGCAGAAATGACGTTTTGGTATCGATCCGTGGCGGGAGGCGATAGTGGTATCTGAAAAAAGACAAGAACACCAGCATGCAGGAAGGTTCTCTCTACGCTTGCTAACCACCCAACGTGGACGTAGTAGCTCCACTCCTCGTCCTCGTCGTACACTCAGCCCCCTTCCTCATCGCAGCGCTTCCCCTCTTTCCCGTGCTACCCCTTTTTAGACGCCCTTCAGACTCCAACGACTTGCGAATATCGAGCGCAACGTCCGCCCCCGCTCTCCACGTCGACCAAATCCATACAAAAGCTTCTGTATGcgcaaaaaaatcaattccaacGTGCAAACATTATTCTCTTCTCCACCAACCCCGGGCTCCCGAGGTACTTTCCTGAGTGCAAAAATGTGTTCAGACTTATCCTAGGTTTATTGGGCAAGGGCAAAATGTAAAAACAGACATGGTCGGACAGCAATCCCCCTGTGAGTGTTAGGCTTTCAGGATGAAGCCTGATAGCTCGACTTTTCTCGATAGCAAATAGCAATAAAAAAGAAACGTTTCCTACTAACCTCTGTTTCTTGTCGCCGTCCTCAAGCCCTTCGGCAACAGGCTGCTCAGTATACTGTGCTGGCTGTGGTTCCGCTTCGGCAGGAGCTACGGCGGATGATTGATTTGTGTTCTCCGGAGGGGGGACCTCTTCGTCTTGAGGCTGCCGCCCCATCCAAGAGGACATCTGATTTGTAAGTCCTGAAAACATTATGTatggaaaacctttttgtcacaCTATCTAGGAGGTAGCAACTCAAGCGTCACGGACACTTTCACGCGTGAACAACGAGAATCCTCTTCCGTGCGGATCCTTGAAATCTTGTCAATGATATGAATTCTGCCAACGCGATTTCAGCCGTCTATCGTCCTGCAATTCGGCCAGCTATTACCTAACGTAACGTGAACAACCCACTTCTCCTCGAAGTCACTCAGTGGCACCGATTTTCCATAAATTTCAGATGTTCACCTTCACTGTGAGATGGAAACGAAAAAATCACGTCAAATCACAAAGCACAAGTATCTCAGgcagttcttttctttttctctacAATTTCAAATGTGCACAAAGGAACAGAAGAATTGagtattgaatttgaattgaatttattcGACGCCAGCTCGACGACGACTAGCTTCCTTGGGAGCCACGTCCTTTTTTGAACTCGAGTACGTAGCGAGAATCCTTTCAAGCTATCGAGTAGCAATCCAATAAGAAAAATCACTTCGAAAGTTGTCAAAACTCTAATGCGCCTGCACTTCACACATGCGTACTGTAAACAATGCGCGATAATGCAATGTGAAGACAATTGTACTATATTGAAAACTAATTGCAGAGAAATTTTAAATGGTAATTGTTCAAGCTTATATTGATTTCGCAGTAAATATTGTACAAAGCACTGGCAACAGCTGATAATTGAATAGAAAGAATTTTTGATCTGTGTATAAATTGTCAAGGCCAATCAAAATTGGGTCATTAAACGTACTCATTTGAACAGATTCTCGCCTCTCTCAAAAACATCTGTTTTCCACTCCGCTCTCTCTAATTTTGAAACGTCAAATGCCGACGTCAGATGGACTTGCTGTCAAACGTTTGTAGTGTTTTGGACGATTAGGTCATGACGCTGTTGAATTTAACTGCGAGGAAACTCGCCCTCAAAAAGAAGTGAGTACTATTTAATctttgtaatttattattgatttGTAATGAGAAAATTGTTTGTTTCAGGGAAGCGAAGATCGCAGCTGCCTTCCCAAAAGGCGCccgatgtcagaaatgccttgagTACGGCCACTGGAGCTACGAATGCACGGGCAAACGCAAATATCTCCATCGTACATCCCGCACGAAGCAACTGAATAAAAACCTCGAGGAAAAACAGATGAAAGCATCCGCGAACAGTGGGGTTGGCACAAAGTCCAAGCGTAAGAGGAAGAATTCTGGTTCTTCATCCTCCGACTCAGACGATAGCTCCTCCTCGTCCAGCTCATCTTCGTCAGAAAGTGAAGAGTCTGAAGGTTCTGGCTCATCGGACAGCGAAAGTGACTCGTCGTCCTCTTCATCAGGTTCGTCGTCATCGTCCTCGTCTGGAAGCAGTCAAAAAGGAAGTGGAAAAACTAAAAAGAAGCGAAAAGTGAGCAAGTCTGCATCGTCTTCGGACGCTTCCAGCAGCTCCTCTAATTCTGACGATGAATAAGATATTATGTGTGCAGAGCATTAGATGTAAATAAAGATTAGGTTTTTTAAGTATGAAAGTAAATCTTTGTATTTTGGCAGACTTGTTTCTCCTTGCATGTGTGGAGGCTGCAAAGTGGGACCATTGTGTATTCCCACACCAGATGAATCGGGGTTTAATGAGCAGAAAATGGAGTTATGCTGGATTTCTATCAAGAGATCCAACTGGACTTCACAAAAAGTGGAATGGGAGGTAATCCACCATCCATGCTTCTTCATTTTAGGTCCAATAAAAAGTACGGTTGCCATTCATATGTTGCAATGCATCTGGAGAAATCTTTCTTTGTCGAAATTACCATTGTCAGTAAGAGTTCAAAGCGTTTATAGTGGCATTTCGTACCATCACCAGTTAGGTAGCCGCTAGGAGTGCACCTTTAAGGAGTCGCGTTGGTATATTTCACACCTGACTGATATCTCTCCTGATGCTTGTGAAGCGACGTTCTAGCCGCCTTCGTTTTCGTAATTTgtacattttattaaaattatctGCCAATAGGATATGAGATCTCTTAACCCACATTACCCAGATTTTGAACATTTTATCAATTCCTGGTGCCTTCATGTCTTCCTATTATCTGTTCTTCCAAACACTACTTCAATCCAGGGGGCCAAATGAACGCGTAAAATATGGAAGCCAGACGTATTCTGAGTTGCAGTCGCTGGCGTAGCTTTACACATTTCATCAGAAACCTGTTGCC harbors:
- the LOC119658913 gene encoding zinc finger CCHC domain-containing protein 10, with amino-acid sequence MTLLNLTARKLALKKKEAKIAAAFPKGARCQKCLEYGHWSYECTGKRKYLHRTSRTKQLNKNLEEKQMKASANSGVGTKSKRKRKNSGSSSSDSDDSSSSSSSSSSESEESEGSGSSDSESDSSSSSSGSSSSSSSGSSQKGSGKTKKKRKVSKSASSSDASSSSSNSDDE